The nucleotide sequence TTATAAAGAACTACTTATACAAATACTAATTGTAATAAATATACAGCAAAGAAGAGAACagcaaaaatgtttatttgtgCAGAGGTTATTCTTAAGAAAACGAGTTCTGAAGAATGccttttgttttattaaaattggaCGCGTTTGTTATTTAACATAGGAAAGATTCgcttaaatattattatcatATCAAGTCGATttactttcatttaaatttcagTTGTGTTGCATTCTTTTGGGCTGTCTCCAAAAATTGTTTGTCATCcaagtatttatttttattatattgttTATGTATAAATCGATTGCTGTATGTAACGAATATGTATGTGATGAATTGAAAATCACTCTGTAATTATCTGacaattgatttttaattccTACTGGTTTAGAATTACACCCAGGGCGAACTATCTACTGATAGAAAATGTCTTGGGAAGGGGAATCGCAACTGAGGGAGCGGACATTCCATCACATTGATGGATGGCTCACTTGGACACCGAGTTCCCCAAATATTTATCCAAGGCAGCCAGACTGATAAGCCTGGAAAGTAGCTCGTGGGTCAGGTATTACCTCAGAACCTTCCTTTTCCAAGTCAAGTGACCACACCGATCAGTTCGTCAGCGGCGCTCCGAAAGTTAGGAGCTCATTTCGGAATATTTTAACCCAGGAAAGGAGCAACAGGATCAGCAACCATGTCTAAGTGGTGGAGCTGCGGCTCCAATCAGGAGAGCAACAGCATTTTCCGCAGCGAGGTGATGTCCTTGGTGCAGATGTATCTGCAACCTGAGGCAGCTTACGATACGATTGCTGCTCTGGGCGAAGTAGGAGTTGTCCAGTTTCGCGATGTAAGTGTTTGGAGTAAAAAACGTAACCATTCAGGAATCCCGAATTATTTTGAGCCACTCAGTTCAATAACTCCAACGATCTAACCCCGGGATCTATTATTCCCATTCCTATAACAGCTTAACGAGAAAGTGAACGCCCAACAGCGGAAATTCGTGGGCGAAGTGAGACGTTGCGATGAACTGGAGCGGCGTATCCGCTATGTGACCGCCGAGCTGAGCAAGGAAGGTCACAAGGTGCTCGACCTTATGGACGATTTCCCGCCGGCTCCGCAGCCGCGTGAGATCATCGATTTGGAGTTGCATCTGGAGAAGACGGAGACCGAAATCATGGAGCTGGCTGCCAACAATGTGAACCTGCAGACCAGCTACCTTGAGCTTAGCGAGATGATCCAAGTTCTGGAGCGCACCGATCAGTTCTTCTCGGACCAGGAGTCGCACAACTTCGATGTGAACAAGAAGGGTACCCACCGCGATCCCGAGCAGTCCAATGGCCACCTGGGATTCGTGGCGGGAGTGATCAGCCGAGAGCGGGAGTACGCCTTCGAGCGGATGCTGTGGCGCATATCTCGCGGCAATGTCTTCGTTCGCCGCGCCGATGTAGATGTGGCCCTGACTGATCCCAAGACGGGCACTGTTCTCCACAAGAGCGTGTTCGTGGTCTTCTTCCAGGGTGATCAGCTGCAGGCCAGGATCCGCAAGGTGTGCACTGGCTTCCATGCCCACATGTATCCGTGTCCCAGTTCGCATTCTGAGCGGCAGGAGATGGTAAAGAACGTGAAGACCCGACTGGAGGACCTGCAGGCCATTATTAACCAGACGAGTGACCACAGGACATGCGTCCTGCAGGCTGCCATGAAGCAGCTGCCCACCTGGAGTGCCATGATCAAGAAAATGAAGGGAATCTACCACACGCTGAATCTGTTCAATGTGGATCTGGGCAGCAAGTGCCTGATTGGCGAGGGTTGGGTGCCCAAGAGGGAGCTAGAGTTGGTGGAGGTGGCTCTCGCAGCGGGCTCAGCCAGTGTGGGCAGCACAGTGCCCTCATTCATCAACGTGCTGGACACCAAGAAGGAGCCGCCAACTCACTTCCGGACAAACAAGTTCACCCGTGGCTTTCAGAATCTGATTGATGCCTACGGAATTGCTGGCTACCGGGAGGTGAATCCGGGTCTGTACACCTGCATCACCTTCCCCTTTCTCTTCGCCGTGATGTTTGGAGATATGGGCCACGGAACGATTCTCTTCCTCCTGGGTCTGTGGATGGTTGTTGACGAGAAGCGGTTGCAGAAGAAGCGAGGTGGTGAAATCTGGACCATCTTCTTCGCCGGACGATACATTATCATGCTAATGGGTCTGTTCGCCATGTACACGGGCTTCCACTACAACGACATATTCTCAAAGTCGATCAACGTCTTCGGCACTCGTTGGGTCAATGTGTATAATCGAACCACTGTGCTGACCAATCCCACTTTACAGCTTAATCCATCGGTGGCTACGCGCGGTGTTTACCCCATGGGCATCGATCCCATCTGGCAGTCGGCCTCCAATAAGATTATCTTCCTAAACACCTACAAGATGAAGCTGTCCATCATCTTCGGAGTGCTGCACATGGTCTTTGGTGTTTGCATGTCAGTGGAGAACTTTGTGTTCTTCAAGAAGTACGCCTACATTATCCTGCAGTTCGTGCCACAGGTCCTCTTCCTGCTGCTCATGTTCGGCTACATGTGTTTCATGATGTTCTACAAGTGGGTCAAGTATAGTCCCACCACCGACGTGGAGGCCGATAGTCCCGGATGTGCGCCCTCGGTGCTGATCATGTTCATCGACATGGTTCTCTTCAAGACGGAGACGGCCACGCCTGGCTGCGATGTTAATATGTTCCCCATTCAGAAAACTCTCGAGATGATCTTCCTAGTGGTGGCCATTCTCTGCATCCCATGGATCCTGCTTGGAAAGCCTTTGTATATCAAATTCCAGCGCCGAAACAGGGTGAGATTTTCGGGTTGGCATTTTATAGACTTTAAACTAATAAAATATGTACTTTTCAGCCCGTTGGCTCCGTAGTGGAGGTGGATGAGATCGTGGAGAAGATCGAGGTTACCACAGGCAAGGAGATCATTATTACAGAAGTACATGAGTCTCACGAGTCAGGTGGCCACAGCGAGGAGGATGATGAGCCCATGAGCGAAATCTGGATCCACCAGGCCATCCACACAATCGAGTACATTCTCAGTACCATCTCCCACACGGCTTCCTATCTTCGTCTCTGGGCCTTGTCCTTGGCTCATGCCCgtaatgatcttccatttccACATTTATCCATTACTAATTAGTCATCTTATTTCAGAGCTCTCGGAGGTGCTGTGGACCATGGTGCTGGCGATGGGATTGCAGATGAACGGCTATGTGGGCGCCATTGCCCTGTTCTTCATCTTTGCCGTCTGGGAGTTCTTCACCATCGCCATCATGGTGATGATGGAGGGCCTATCCGCCTTCCTGCACACTTTGCGTCTGCATTGGGTGGAGTTCATGAGCAAGTTCTACGCTGGAAACGGCTATCCTTTCACACCCTTCTGCTTTAGGGACATTTTGATCGTCGTCGAGGATGATTAGAAGCACATGGGAAGACCTTATCGGGTCACTCATATTTAAGAAAGTTAAATAAAGAGGCatcacaaaatatttaaaacacaTTATTTATTACACGTGTCACAACAAAAAATAACATTTGGGATTTCTTTATCCTAGTTTAATAAGAACGTAACGCAACTCATTTTAATTGagggtttcttttttttgtttgtagaTAAATCAAATCTGAATTGATCAAAATAGAGAGCCAATACTAATCCTAACAAGTTTGGCGcttatttttaagtttagATTGATATAGATTGAAATTATTTGATTGCTCTCATTGCGGTCTTAATGGAAATATCCAATTTGAGTTCTTCGAGTATATCGCTATTGAGAAAAAATGGGAAATTGATAAAATTGGTAAATATTGTTTATTCAGGTGCTTGTCCTAAGGACCACGGATAAAAATAATTGGCCAAATAAATGTGTTTAATAGGCACTCAGttgaaatgaatttaaataattaaattaatataaatt is from Drosophila suzukii chromosome 3, CBGP_Dsuzu_IsoJpt1.0, whole genome shotgun sequence and encodes:
- the Vha100-4 gene encoding V-type proton ATPase 116 kDa subunit a 1; this encodes MSKWWSCGSNQESNSIFRSEVMSLVQMYLQPEAAYDTIAALGEVGVVQFRDLNEKVNAQQRKFVGEVRRCDELERRIRYVTAELSKEGHKVLDLMDDFPPAPQPREIIDLELHLEKTETEIMELAANNVNLQTSYLELSEMIQVLERTDQFFSDQESHNFDVNKKGTHRDPEQSNGHLGFVAGVISREREYAFERMLWRISRGNVFVRRADVDVALTDPKTGTVLHKSVFVVFFQGDQLQARIRKVCTGFHAHMYPCPSSHSERQEMVKNVKTRLEDLQAIINQTSDHRTCVLQAAMKQLPTWSAMIKKMKGIYHTLNLFNVDLGSKCLIGEGWVPKRELELVEVALAAGSASVGSTVPSFINVLDTKKEPPTHFRTNKFTRGFQNLIDAYGIAGYREVNPGLYTCITFPFLFAVMFGDMGHGTILFLLGLWMVVDEKRLQKKRGGEIWTIFFAGRYIIMLMGLFAMYTGFHYNDIFSKSINVFGTRWVNVYNRTTVLTNPTLQLNPSVATRGVYPMGIDPIWQSASNKIIFLNTYKMKLSIIFGVLHMVFGVCMSVENFVFFKKYAYIILQFVPQVLFLLLMFGYMCFMMFYKWVKYSPTTDVEADSPGCAPSVLIMFIDMVLFKTETATPGCDVNMFPIQKTLEMIFLVVAILCIPWILLGKPLYIKFQRRNRPVGSVVEVDEIVEKIEVTTGKEIIITEVHESHESGGHSEEDDEPMSEIWIHQAIHTIEYILSTISHTASYLRLWALSLAHAQLSEVLWTMVLAMGLQMNGYVGAIALFFIFAVWEFFTIAIMVMMEGLSAFLHTLRLHWVEFMSKFYAGNGYPFTPFCFRDILIVVEDD